In Arachis hypogaea cultivar Tifrunner chromosome 17, arahy.Tifrunner.gnm2.J5K5, whole genome shotgun sequence, a single window of DNA contains:
- the LOC112765475 gene encoding general transcription and DNA repair factor IIH subunit TFB4 yields MPSAPSKLYSDDVSLLVVTLDTNPFFWSTFSFPFSEFLSHVLAFLNSILLLSQLNQVVVIATGCNSCTYLYDSSSDKNHGSTTGSMPSLYSDLLHNLEVFLAKDQHLAKPRDNAAGGGAPPPSLLSGSLSMALCYIQRAFRSGPIHPQPRILCLQGSADGPEQYVAIMNSIFSAQHSTVPIDSCYIGSNNSAFLQQASYITGGIYYRPPHLDGLFQYFSTVFATDLHSRAFLRLPKSVGVDFRASCFCHKQTIDMGYVCSVCLSIFCEHHDKCSTCGSVFGQAQSNVPSSTDRKRKA; encoded by the exons ATGCCTTCTGCTCCTTCAAAGCTCTATTCAG ATGACGTCAGCCTCCTCGTCGTGACGCTAGACACCAACCCTTTCTTCTGGTCCACTTTCTCCTTCCCTTTCTCCGAGTTCCTCTCTCAT gTGCTTGCGTTTCTCAACTCGATCCTGCTTCTTAGTCAGCTCAATCAGGTTGTGGTTATCGCCACTGGCTGCAATTCCTGCACCTACCTCTACGATTCTTCTTCCGATAAGAACCATGGCTCCACCACCGGTTCCATGCCCTCCCTCTACTCCGATTTGCTGCACAATCTCGAGGTTTTCCTAGCTAAGGACCAGCATTTGGCAAAGCCCAGGGATAATGCTGCAGGTGGAGGAGCTCCTCCTCCTTCGCTCCTTTCGGGATCCTTGTCCATGGCGCTTTGTT ATATACAGAGAGCTTTTCGTTCGGGACCCATTCATCCTCAGCCTCGG ATTTTGTGCTTACAAGGATCTGCTGATGGACCAGAACA GTATGTGGCAATCATGAATTCAATATTCTCTGCGCAGCACTCAACA GTCCCTATAGATTCTTGTTATATTGGTTCTAACAATTCTGCATTCCTCCAACAG GCTTCGTACATAACCGGTGGCATATATTACAGGCCTCCCCATTTGGATGGGCTTTTCCAATATTTTTCA ACGGTGTTTGCAACTGATTTGCATTCTCGTGCCTTTTTGCGGCTTCCTAAATCTGTGGGTGTGGATTTTCGTGCATC GTGCTTCTGTCATAAGCAAACAATTGACATGGGCTATGTATGCTCTGTATGCTTATCCATATTCTGTGAGCATCATGATAAATGTTCCACTTGTGG GTCTGTATTTGGCCAGGCTCAATCAAATGTTCCCTCATCTACTGACCGGAAAAGAAAAGCTTGA